The Streptococcus parasanguinis genomic sequence AGACGCTACGGCAGTTGATGTAGCTGGTGCAGCAGTGACGGCTGGGCTTGCATCATAAGTCGATGTAGCTGGTGCAGTTGACGTAGCTGAAGTTGCTGTAGCTGTTGAAGTTGCGGGCGCTTCTGACGCTGTTGCAACTGCTGCTACACTTTCACTTGTCGTATCTGTCTTTTCTTCTGCGGCTGCACTTGCGGCTGTCCCAACCATGACAAGCGTTCCCAAAAGTACTGAGCAAACCCCCACATTCAGTTTACGAATTGAGAATCTGCTAATACGATCATTAAATAAGTCTTTCCCCATCTAATGGACCTCCATATTTATCTATAAATTAACATTCTTTTTAAAATTGTTTAGTTTTTACAAACCTTATCTATTTTAACAAAACCCGAACGATATTCAAAATATTTTGACTCAAAAATGAGTAAAAATTTTTAGCTGAAATTGTTTTAATTTTGAAAGGATTTCACCCATAGATCAGGGCATCAAAAAACCTTGATTTATCACTAAATCGCAAGATCAAACTTCAACTGTGGCTTCACTGGATCATAATCGACCAACTCAAAATCTTCTGGTTTGATGTCAAAGAAATTGGTTCCATCTGGTACATTCAAAACCAAGTGCGGCTGACAATCTGAAGGCTCCCGACGGAGTAACTCTTCAGCCTGTTCAAATTGATTATCATAAATATGAAGGTTATTAATGAAGTAAAAGAACTTTCCGACCTTCCAGCCAAAATGCTTGGCAATCATCATCTGAAGAGCAACATATTGCATGGCATTGATATGGTGGGCCACCAACATATCATTCGAACGCTGGGTCAGGGTCGCATCTAGATAGATTTCCCCATCCACGCGCCGCACGTCAAACATGGTTTGAAATGCACATGGCAAGAGTCCGTCGGTCTCCTCAAAGGCATCATAATCCCAAAGCGAGATAATGTTGCGGCGATTCCAAGGATTGGCTTCTAATTGTTTGAGGATTTTATTGGTAATGTCATGCTTTTTGACCACAGCACCATAGCGTTGACCAATAGTACGACTATCCCCTACTTCCCAGTCATTCCAGTAGTGGACATTGTACTTGTCTTCTAACAGGTCTAAGCTATTCGACTGATCCTGGTAGATCCAGAGCATCTCTTTGATGGCTGATTTAATCGCGATGGGACGAAGGGTCGTGATAGGAAACTCACCTTTTGCGAGGTCAAATTCCATAAAGGCTCCCGTGATGTACTTGGAGTTGGCCGTTCTACCATCCTTGTACTTAGGACGCGCCTGCTCTGACCAGACTCCCTCTTCCATGATTTTTCGAATATAGTCTTTAAAAATCGTATCTGCTTTTGTCATATATCCTCCTAAAACTACTATTGCCTTCATTATATCACAGGACAAAGAAAAAAGGAGAGGCAAATCTCCTTTTAATTTTATTGTAATACTAGCGATGCGGCACCGATCACACCGGCGTCATTTCCCAAAGTAGCAAGTGCCAATTGAGTAGATTCACGCACTTGTGGGAATGAGTTTTCTTCAAAGACCTTGCGCACACCATCCAAGAGGAAGTCTCCAGCAGCGGAAACCCCACCACCGATAACAATCTTAGATGGGTTCAAGGTTGAACCAATATTGGCTGCAGCAAGTCCAAGGTAACGTGAGAAGTTCTTGTAGACGATCAAAGCAAGAGCATCGCCTTCTTTTGCCAGGTCAAAGACCGTTTTAGCCGTTACTTCTTCTCCGTTGTCGATCAAGACTTTCAATTGAGAGTCCCCTTCGTAC encodes the following:
- a CDS encoding thymidylate synthase, translated to MTKADTIFKDYIRKIMEEGVWSEQARPKYKDGRTANSKYITGAFMEFDLAKGEFPITTLRPIAIKSAIKEMLWIYQDQSNSLDLLEDKYNVHYWNDWEVGDSRTIGQRYGAVVKKHDITNKILKQLEANPWNRRNIISLWDYDAFEETDGLLPCAFQTMFDVRRVDGEIYLDATLTQRSNDMLVAHHINAMQYVALQMMIAKHFGWKVGKFFYFINNLHIYDNQFEQAEELLRREPSDCQPHLVLNVPDGTNFFDIKPEDFELVDYDPVKPQLKFDLAI